catagccttgttgaagttaagtctttcctttcccttttgtattttgtttgggttctgtgtgttgcatttccctattgtttgtattaggcctgaaggagactcctgttcgtccttccttttggaggaacaggtagtcttgtccctgccattagtaccagggtcctatagggctagataggactctaggtattcctgcgtatgaactcacttacctctggggtctgttcatactggtagtcagtcaggattttggttagggtttccctaggaggtgtccatcttccttccctagttgtcaggcctgattccctgttcccccttccctcctatgctcagtgtggtgtttccctcccacaccgaagtgtCACAGTGGGTCCGTATATAggtaggtctggtctggggtctgtatatagattggtctggtctggggtctgtatactggtGGGTCTGTATATAGGTTGGTTTGGTCTATCTGTCTGTATATAAGTGGGTGTGGTCTGGGagggtctgtatataggtgggtgtggtctggggtctgtatataagtGGGTGTGGTCtgggggtctgtatataggtgggtgtggtctggggggtctgtatataggtgcgtgtggtctgggggtctgtatataggtgggtgtggtctgggggtctgtatataggtgggtCTGGAATGCGGGCTGTATATAGGTGGgtgtgatctggggtctgtatataggtgggtctggtctggagtctgtatgtaggtgggtctggtctggggtctgtatataggtgggtgtggtctgggggggtctgtatataggtgggtgtggtctgggggtctgtatataggtgggtttggtctggggtctgtatgtaggtgggtctggtctggggtctgtatataggtgggtctggtctggggtctgtatgtaggtgggttggtctggggtctgtatgtaggtgggtctggtctggggtctgtatgtaggtgggtctggtctgggggggtctgtatataggtgggtgtggtctggggggtctgtatataggtgtgtgtggtctggggggtctgtatataggtgtgtgtggtctggggggtctgtatataggtgtgtgtggtctggggggggtctgtatataggtgcTTGTGGTCtgggggggtctgtatataggtgcTTGTGGTctggggggtctgtatataggtgggtTTGGTCTTGGGTCTGTATGtaggtgggtctggtctggggtctgtatatagatTGGTCTGGTcggggtctgtatataggtgggtCTGTCTATAGGTTGGTTTGGTCTATCTGTCTGTATATAAGTGGGTGTGGTCTGGGAGGGTCTGTTTATAGGTGGGTGTGGTCTGGGGGTCTGTATATAAGTGTGTGTGgtctgggggggcctgtatataaGTGGGATGTGGTctggggggtctgtatataggtgtgtgtggtctgggggggtctgtatataggtgggtGTGGTTTGGGTGTCTGTATATGGGTGGGTCTGGGCTGCGGGCTGTATATaggtgggtctggtctggagtctgcatttaggtgggtctggtctggggtctgtatataggtgggtgtggtctggggggtctgtatataggtgggtGTGGTCTGagggggtctgtatataggtgggtgtggtctgggggggtctgtatataggtgggtgtggtctggggggggtctgtatataggtgggtgtggtctggggggtctgtatataggtgggtttggtctggggtctgtatgtaggtgggtctggtctggggtctgtatataggtgggtctggtctggggtctgtatgtaggtgggtttggtctggggtctgtatgtaggtgggtctggtctggggtctgtatgtaggTGGGTGTGGTCtgggggggtctgtatataggtgggtgtggtctggggggtctgtatataggtgggtgtggtctgggggggtctgtatataggtgtgtgtggtctggggggggtctgtatataggtgcTTGTGGTCtgggggggtctgtatataggtgcTTGTGGTctggggggtctgtatataggtgggtTTGGTCTTGGGTCTGTATGtaggtgggtctggtctggggtctgtatataggtgggtctggggtctgtatataggtgggtctggtctggggtctgtatataggtgggtctggtctggggtctgtatataggtgggtctggtctggggtatgtatataggtgggtctggtctggggtatgtatataggtgggtctggtctggggtctgtatataggtgggtctggtctggggtctgtatataggtgggtCTGTCTATAGGTTGGTTTGGTCTATCTGTCTGTATATAAGTGGGTGTGGTCTGGGAGGGTCTGTTTATAGGTGGGTGTGGTCTGGGGGGTCTGTATATAAGTGGGTGTGGTCTGGGGGGCCTGTATATAAGTGGGTGTGGTctggggggtctgtatataggtgtgtgtgtggtctgggggggtctgtatataggtgggtGTGGTCTGGGTGTCTGTATATGGGTGGGTCTGGGCTGCGGGCTGTATATaggtgggtctggtctggagtctgcatttaggtgggtctggtctggggtctgtatataggtgggtgtggtctgggggggtctgtatataggtgggtgtggtctgggggggtctgtatattggtgggtttggtctggggtctgtatataggtgggtctagtctggggtctgtatgtaggtgggtctggtctggggtctgtatgtaggtgggtctggtctggggtctgtatgtaggtgggtctggtctggagtctgtatttaggtgggtctggtctggggtctgtatataggtgggtgtggtctgggggggctgtatataggtgggtgtggtctgggggggtctgtatataggtgggtTTGGTCTGCGGTCTGTATGtaggtgggtctggtctggggtctgtatttaggtgggtctggtctggggtctgtatgcaggtgggtctgtatataggtgggtttggtctggggtctgtatgtaggtgggtctggtctggggtctgtatataggtgggtctggtctggggtctgtatataggtgggtctggtctggggtctgtatataggtgggtctggtctggggtctgtatataggtgggtctggtctggggtctgtatataggtgggtctggtctggggtctgtatataggtgggtctggtctggggtctgtatataggtgggtctggtctggggtctgtatataggtgggtctggtctggggtctgtatataggtgggtctggtctggggtctgtatataggtgggtctggtctggggtctgtatgtaggtgggtctggtctggggtctgtatgtaggtgggtctggtctggggtctgtatgtaggtgggtctggtctggggtctgtatataggtgggtctggtctgaggtctgtatataggtgggtctggtctggggtctgtatataggtgggtctggtctggggtctgtatataggtgggtctggtctggggtctgtatgtaggtgggtctggtctggggtctgtatgtaggtgggtctggtctggggtctgtatataggtgggtctggtctggggtctgtatataggtgggtctggtctggggtctgtatgtaggtgggtctggtctggggtctgtatgtaggtgggtctggtctggggtctgtatgtaggtgagtctggtctggggtctgtatataggtgggtctggtctggggtctgtatataggtgggtctggtctggggtctgtatataggtgggtctggtctggggtctgtatataggtgggtctggtctggggtctgtatataggtgggtctggtctggggtctgtatgtaggtgggtctggtctggggtctgtatataggtgggtctggtctggggtctgtatataggtgggtctggtctggggtctgtatataggtgggtctggtctggggtctgtatataggtgggtctgatctggggtctgtatgtaggtgagtctggtctggggtctgtatataggtgggtctggtctggggtctgtatgtaggtgagtctggtctggggtctgtatataggtgggtctggtctggggtctgtatataggtgggtctggtctggggtctgtatgtaggtgggtctggtctggggtctgtatgtaggtgggtctggtctggggtcgtATGTAGGTGGGGAAAAATAGACTATAACGTCCGCAGTGTCAGGGATTGATAATCTTTATTATGCAGTTTCCTCCCACTCTCCATGGACGTAGTGATAGGGAACGTATATTGTGACCCCCATTTTGGGACAGTGAGTGACGATAATGTCTGTAaaacgctgtggaatatgtcaaaTTAtgtaaagtaaataaataaataatgagtaaaataaaaaacacatgcaGTACCGGTTTTGATCATCAGATGGCGATGCAGAGTCCTGTCATTCACATTGAGCTGACAATGTCCATAAAGACCTCTGCATAAAAACCAATGTGACCAAAAAGTGACGACGTCCCCCACAGCAACTAATCGGCCCCCCTCAGGCGACTGCTACGTCTGATCTCCTATCACCGCCCCTCTGAATGTGCAGCCTTATCTGAGCGCATTTTGCTCATTAACCCTTTAAATCTGCACAGCATTTGGCGTGAGGGCCCCGGCATGGGGTAAGAGCTGGCGGTCCGGAGCCGGCCGTAGTGTGTAAAAGGTTTTATTTAAAGTAATACAGTAACATTTATCAGCTTGTAGTATATAAAAGACAGAACAGAATTCTCTAGAAACACATTCTCAGCGAGGAAACGGGTGAAACCTGCACCCGCACAATCCCCACTGTCCACTGTCTGCACCCCAAAGACACCCGCCAACACGCTCACTCCTGTCACACACTCAGTCCTGTCACACACTCACTCCTGTCACACGCTCACTCCTGTCACACACTCAGTCCTGTCACACACTCAGTCCTGTCACACACTCAGTCCTGTCACACGCACACTCCTGTCACACGCACACTCCTGTCACACGCACACTCCTGTCACACACACACTCCTCTGTCACACGCACACTCCTGTCACACGCACACTCCTGTCACACGCACACTCCTGTCACACGCACACTCCTCTGTCACACACACACTCCTCTGTCACACGCACACTCCTCTGTCACACACTCACTCCTGTCACACGCTCACTCCTGTCACACACTCAGTCCTGTCACACGCTCACTCCTGTCACACGCACACTCCTGTCACACGCACACTCCTGTCACACGCACACTCCTGTCACACGCACACTTCTCTGTCACAAGCACACTCCTCTGTCACACGCACACTCCTCTGTCACACACACACTCCTCTGTCACACGCACACTCCTCTGTCACACGCACACTCCTCTGTCACACACACACTCCTCTGTCACACGCACACTCCTCTGTCACACACTCAGTCCTCTGTCACACGCACACTCCTGTCACACACTCAGTCCTCTGTCACACGCACACTCCTGTCACACACTCAGTCCTCTGTCACACGCACACTCCTGTCACACGCTCACTCCTCTGTCACACGCACACTCCTGTCACACACTCACTCCTCTGTCACACGCTCACTCCTCTGTCACACGCTCAGTCCTCTGTCACACGCAAACTCCTGTCACACGCACACTCCTGTCACACGCACACTCCTCTGTCACACGCACACTTCTCTGTCACACGCACACTCCTCTGTCACACGCACACTCCTCTGTCACACGCACACTCCTCTGTCACACGCACACTCCTCTGTCACACACTCAGTCCTCTGTCACACGCACACTCCTGTCACACACTCAGTCCTCTGTCACACGCACACTCCTGTCACACGCTCACTCCTCTGTCACACGCACACTCCTGTCACACACTCACTCCTCTGTCACACGCTCACTCCTCTGTCACACGCTCAGTCCTCTGTCACACGCAAACTCCTGTCACACGCACACTCCTGTCACACGCACACTCCTCTGTCACACGCACACTCCTGTCACACGCACACTCCTGTCACACGCTCACTCCTCTGTCACACGCACACTCCTGTCACACGCTCACTCCTCTGTCACACGCACACTCCTCTGTCACACGCACACTCCTGTCACACACTCAGTCCTCTGTCACACGCACACTCCTGTCACACACTCAGTCCTCTGTCACACGCACACTCCTGTCACACGCTCACTCCTCTGTCACACGCACACTCCTGTCACACACTCACTCCTCTGTCACACGCTCACTCCTCTGTCACACGCACACTCCTctgtcacacacacactcactcctGTCACACACTCACTCCTCTGTCACACGCACACTCCTGCCACACACTCAGTCCTCTGTCACACGCACACTCCTGTCACACGCTCACTCCTCTGTCACACGCACACTCCTGTCACACACTCACTCCTCTGTCACACGCACACTCCTGTCACACACTCAGTCCTCTGTCACACGCACACTCCTGTCACACACTCAGTCCTCTGTCACACGCTCACTCCTGTGACATATGCTCACTCCTCAATCCTGTAATGCTCGCTCACTCCTCTGATGCACGCTCGCTCCTTTTGCACGGTCACTCCTCTGAAGCACGCTCACTCCTTCTGTGATGGACGCTCACTCCTATGAGGCACACTGACTCCTGTGATGCACGCTCACTCTTTTGTGGCACGCTCACTCTTCTGTGGCACGCTTACTTCTCTGAAGCACGCTCACTCCTGTTGCATGCTCATTCCTGTAATGCATGCTCACTCCTCTGTCACATGCTCACTCCTGTCGCACACTCACTCCTCTGAAGCACGCTCACTCCTGTAATGCACGCTCACTCCTCTGTCACAAGCTCACTCCTGTTGCATGCTCACTCCTCTGTCACACACTCACTCCTCTGAAGCACTCTTACTCCTGTAATGCATGCTCACTCCTCTGTCACACACTCACCCCTTTCGCACACTTCTCTGAAGCTCGCTCACTCCTGTTGCACGCTCACTCCTGTAATGCTCACTCCTGTTGCACGCTCACTCCTCTGTCACACACGCATTCCTGTCGCACGCTCACTCCTCTGTCACACACGCATTCCTGTCGCACGCTCACTCCTCTGAAGCATGCTCACTTCTCTGACGCTCGCTCACTCCTGTCACACGCTCtctcactgacacacacacacaccaacacTCGACACACATAAGTGCTGCTCTCATCACACGCCCTATAATGTGCTCGTCCTCCGTGTGACGCCCCCTTTTATAACGGCGTAATGGAGTGTGAACCAATCTAACCGTAGACGTGAGATCAGGCCAATGTTCACTGTCTGTGGCCCAGGTGACAACAAATATCTCATGTCTATGGCCGGCCTAAGATCACAGAGTTGTCAGGGTCAATGGTCTGAAGGCTGGAGCCGCACAATGACCATCTAGGCGGCAACCACAATACACCCATACTGCCAAATTATACCCAAATTCGACTTTTTATCTATATTAGTGCTTTTGTCTAAGGTGACGACTTGGTACGGACCCAGACTGCCAGGCAAGCAGCGACGCTCTATACGGGGGTAGTTTCTATGCACTGTATATATGGGGCACCCCAAAGGAACAAGGGGTTTCCACTGCATTGCGGGTCGTATCACTGATTATTACCAGGCGCCGTCATGTCCATGTTTGAGGATGGCATCTGCTATATAATCCCCTTTGACATTCTATCATCTCAAGCACCATCTCATGCCATGTTGTGCACCCACGCTGAACGTTCATCATCAGACCACCCTGTATGTCATTCTTCTGCCCACTGCCAGGCACCACCTATTGTACTGTGCCACGTATTCTATGACGTCATACGACCATCTCTCCATGCCCATCACATGACCAGCCTCCATGATTTAGATCCATCACCCACCATGCTCCCGAAAGGTTTAAGAATGACCTTCTCCTCTACCAAGTCTCTCCGCTTGCCCGTGTCCGGTCCTCTTCCCAGTATCGCCCCCGTCAGGGTGATATCAGGTGCTCAGTTCGGTTCCTGGagtgatttttatatatttttttgaggaaGAATACGCCTGGTGGAATGGAGGAGGAGGTCTGGGATTTCCTGGTGTGAGAAATACTAAGAGAGTCCAATTTGTTAAAGTCAAAGCTTCTGCGCACGGATCAAGAGTCGTCCTCCATGCTAAAGCTGCTGTGGCGGCTGCTGGTCTTAGACGCTCCGGGAGAGACAGAAGAGAGAAGAGGATCCCCCCCGAGTGGagagatcacgtcatccatgagaATGTCTGCAAAGGCCGAGTCCCCAGTCAGGCTCAGATGATAGTTCAGGCCCTCGTGAACTAAGTCATTCAGCTGGTCTGAGAAGTGGAGCGTGCCCAGATCCAGGGTGGAGGGGTCCAGGGGCTGCGTGGTCTGGGCGTCAAATCTGGGCACCATTTCGGAGATTGGTTCTACCTTGGGAACGACATCTGCTGACATAGTGGATGGCGGAAAGCTTCTAATGCCATGTATCTGAGCCTGCATTTCCAGCTCCTGCAAGATATTCCAGGATGGATCAGCGGGGCACTGCCATACAGCTGGCATCGGAATCTACTTCCTATATACGTTACCTGTATACGCAGCAGCAGGCCCTGGTTCAGGTGCTCCAGCTTACGCTGCCTGCCCTCCAGCTCGCGCACGCGCTGCTGGTCTTTCTGCAGCTTCCGGATGTACTCTACCGAGGCCTTCAAGATGGTGCCTTTGTTCcagcgcagctccctgtcaggggtaaggagatgggagacttaaagggggttgtcccacataaaatattctacagttttcaaaccagcgcttggatcggaatacttttgtaattacacgtaattaaacatttagtatagtcGCTGAGTTATCCATTGAaatccatctgtatagcgccacctgctgtcctGACGGAAGCACATGCTGCAGCAGAGAGCACACGCCCTCTgcgaaaggacacgcccccctaagctgacagcttgacctaaatgtagcagagcaatgaatggggagatctctggatccatgcaaaatacagggctggttctagcttggttagaaagagattgccatgttctATGTGATATtggattttcatattttttacattaatcgggggataacccctttaagacatgtcACTAGAGATGAGATATTGGCTGCACTCAAATGAAAAAAGGACGGTGGGGTAAAAAAGCATTTGGGGCTAATTCATAGACCCGTGTGTAATTGGCAACAAAGCAATCTTCCTGTGATATAcggctaggccagtgatggctaacctccgacactccagctgtggtgaaactacgactcccagcatgctccattcatttctatggagttctgagaacagccaagcaagtgtacatcttgggagttgtagttttaccacagctggagtgccggaggttagccatcacagacgtCATTGACAATCATCAGATGCGATGTTGCAATGGGACATGGTGATCTTTATCTCGTGCCACCAAAGTTGTCCTGTAGGCCTAATGGGTTGGGTATTGCAACAGATGGTGCCCACCCTGCTGGGTATGCTACAAATAGGGCACGGTACCCATAGTCTGAATGGTAGGAAAGGAGCATGCTAGTATATGCGTGAGAAGAGAAGAGGCTATAGACCAGAACTGGTGGAGATGAATGGGCAGATAGACAAGGGCAGTGCCCGACCTGCCAATATTTATCGGTGGTCAACCCAGATCTGGACGTATGTATCCTTAGGGCATGGTTCCATATATTACATAGTCCATCAATATCATGAGGTCCTACATATCCAGTTCTATAAAGACAAGTGGACTGTAGAGGCATGAGAGGTAGATATATGATATTACACTGCTGTACAGACTTACGGGTCACTGGATTTTGGGATGAGGGTCCCCAGTTCTTTGATTCTATCATTGATGTTGAATCTTCGACGACGTTCAACTGCAAAGGGAAGAAATGCAATCAGAACGCACTGGGTGACATAGCTAAAAACTGGTGAGACTGGAAACGACGGTGTCGCTCATAGGAAGCCATATTATTAGAACTGGTTGCAACCTATGGGCAGGCGATGTTTAATTGTATAACAGGGAGGAGGGGTGGCCGTAAAAGCGAGCACTGCGCTGCCGTCCTCCTGTGCCTAGGAAATGGTTGCCATTGCTGAGCGTGTATGAGCAGATCAGCTGCACCTCCAGGCCTGGAAGATATTCCCTAATGTTACAGGAATGCCGACAGAACCAGTCAGGCCAGTTAGGGTGTTGTTCCGGTTGACAATGcactttgttgtttttttttcgatTTTGCTGCCAACCTCTCAACCTCACCAGCCCTTTGTGTTTGCAGACATTTCTGTTGAGGAAACGCCAGCAGACAGACGATGATGTAAAATGTAAAGATCATGTGAAAAAATGTAGAGGGTAGGTGTTGTGTACGTAGTGAACATGTCCGAAAAAGTTCTTCTGCCCTCTCATTAATTATAAGTTTGCTAGAAGTTGAGGTGCAGGAAATACAGTGTCTCTCCTGCTGGAGGTTTTCTGTAAAGGAGTAGACGTGCAGGAAATACAATGTCTCTCCTGCTGGAGGTTTTCTGTAAAGGAGTAGAAGTGCAGAAAATACAATGTCTCTCCTGCTGGAAGTTTTCTGTAAAGGAGTAGAAGTGCAGGAAATACAATGTCTCTCCCGCTGGCagctattttttttctccataggaGCAGAAGTGCAGGAATTACAGTGTATATTGTGCTTTTCTACTCACAATTGCCATTTTACGTTACCCCCGTCAATTTTATTAAAAGGGGCTGTTACAAGAGCAGAGTTTGGACTGGCctaaataatgactgaaatctcCGGCAACTTCGAGCCGCTGTAGATTTCATTCCGGCACGCAGACCGCCAAAGGAGCTTTGAAAAGTTGCAAATGCATTCAACAATATCACTCCTGCTAGGGGTTTTCTATCCAGGCACAGAAGTACAGGAAATACAACCTCTCTTCTGCTGGAGGTTTTCTATACAGGTATGACAATGCAGGAAATACAGTGTCTTTCCTGTCAGAGGTTGTATTAAAAACCCTCTGACAGGAAAGACACTGTATTTCCTGCGACTTCTATACTTGTACAGAAAACCTCCAGCAGGAGAGACACTGTATTACCTGCACTTCTATACCTGTACAGAAAACCTCCAGCAGGAGATACTTTGTATTTCATGCACTTCTATGCCTGGATAGAAAACCCCCCAGCAGAAGACACATTGTATAAAAAATTTCTCTTCTGCTGGGGATTTTCTATCCAGGCATAGAAGTGCAAGAAATACAAAGTCTCTCCTGTTGTAGGTTTTCTGTACAGGCATAGAAGTGCAGGTAATACAGTGTCTCTCCTGCTGGAGGTTTTCTATCCAGGCATAGAAGTGCAGGGAATACAGTGTCTCTCCTGCTGGAGGTTTTCTATCCAGGCATAAAAGTGCAAGTAATACAGTGTCTCTCCTGCTGGAGGTTTTCTATCCAGGCATAAAAGTGCAGGTAATACAGTGTCTCTCCTGCTGGAGGTTTTCTATCCAGGCAGAAAAGTGCAAGTAATACAGTGTCTCTCCTGCTGGAGGTTTTCTATCCAGGCATAGAAGTGCAGGTAATACAGTGTGTCTCCTGCTGGAGGTTTTCTATCCAGGCATAGAAGTGCAGGTAATACAGTGTGTCTCCTGCTGGAGGTTTTCTATCCAGGCAAAGAAGTGCAGGTAATACAGTGTCTCTCCTGCTGGAGGTTTTCTATACAGGCATAGAAGTGCAGGTAATACAGTGTCATTGTTATGGCATTTGGACCACAGCTGGTAGAACTGGCAGCGGCCATTGCCACCTGACAGATCTATACTACATGTATTACCAGCCTAGAATGGAATACCTGAATACATTTGTCTCACATCCCTCCATTCCTCTACCGTACTTACTTAAATTGTGATTGTCCTTTTTCTGCCGCTCCTTCATCATTTGTTTCGTGTCGTGCtctgtgggggggggagaatgaaaTGGAGTTGAGCTTTTTTTTAACTAATCCACAACGCCAAGGCCAAGTATGTCCAAAAAGACGAAGCGATGAGCGTCTCCACTTACCTAAGTATTCATTCTTAATGTTGGGCAGGTCGGCCGGGCAGGAGTTACTCACAGTGATGGCCGGAGCGGTCATTCCAGGAGCACAATACATGTCCAAGAGGTTACCGGACACAGGAagctgaaaagatatcacacgCGTTACATACAAGTTATGGTATTGATGTTGTCTTATGTAATCCCTACGGGTCACTGCCCCGAAATATTACCAAATATCATAACAAGAGAAATATGGCATATCGCTTACTGTGCTGGGTAGATTCCCTCTTTCCACGAATCCCATGAATTCGTCATTGAGGCTGGACTCCAGGCTTATGATCTCATCGATGACATCATCAATCtaaaaagacagaaacatgcatgttaaatttaaaaaaatacatggtGAGTGGATCTTCAACCACGTACTAGCGGGCACAAGGTATGCTGAGAAGTGTAGTGTCCCAACCACCTACCAATTGGAGGCCTCTACTTGGGCCTGCTCCCCCCAGTACTACCATCCTGACGATGCTTGTGGGATGCATGTCACCCTTGGGACAATTCCCTATTCCCATTTGCTAACATAATGGTGTCTATTGAAGTCCTTGAAAAAGTTCCCACTGACGATAAGGAAAGGGATCGCCCCCCCTTTAGCAGCACTGGCTAACTGTATAGTATGTCTGAATGGACGCCTCCATAAGTACCTACCTCCTTTTCAGAATTGGAGCCAATATTCAGCATTGCCAGGGGGCTGTTAGGAGCGCTGCTGGCCGTAGGGAGCAAGGTCTGTTCGGGCTGCGGTGATGCTCTGGCAGAGGCAGGGTTAATTGTAGTGGTAGTTGGGGCAGAGGTGTGTAAGGGCATCTTGGCCCCCATGGTGGTAGAGGACAGGTACTGCTTGACCTGCTGTCTCTGAGACTGCTGGATGTGATACTTTGTCGGATTTTCTAAATGGGTCTGAACCTGCAAAAACACGGCACAAAATGGGGACTGATCAGTACATGTAAAACACAACTGTTCAGATGTGGGCGATGACCTCATTCCTGGAGGATGACATCACCAAACCTGCACAAGCCAAATGCagattgaaatttggaaagtacCTTCCATCTTCTAGACAGGAATGAGGCCATTGTAAAGATACAGTGGAGTATACAGCCAGTAAATACACAATACAACCTACCCCCTAGACTACTACCTTCATCCTCCCATTCAGGCCTATATATTGGTATAAATGGGTGAAGGTCAAAGATCTGGCATGACTGGCACTAGTCATGCCCAAACTTTGACCTGCGCCCATATATATATACCGCTATACATAGAACATGTCAGTGCTACACAATTTGGGTAATTCATCCCCCTTACCTTTAAGACCTCCAAGGGCACCTGTGCAGCGGTGGGTCGGCCACCATTACTAACGCTGATGGCCGGTGTGGATGGCGTGGCGATCTGGGCAGCATTCTGCTCTTGCTCTCGTCTCTCCTGCTCCTGGGCCTGGGCCCTCATCAGCTGCTGCCGGAGCAGGATCCGCGAAGACATTGTGCTCGGGGTCTGAAAAGAGGACTGAGGGGACTGCGATGGGGTCTGACTGTTAGGGgtgaaaaaaaaagggttaaaacaGAGTCCCTACAGTGCAAGCAGAGCTGTAGTATAAAGCACAGGGGAAGGAGATGGCAGCAACTTATGGCAAGAAGTGGATTACAGACTACTTCATACTCCCAAATCATCACCCGGCAATAGTCTGCATTCTGAGAAATGTAAATGTACGT
The Bufo gargarizans isolate SCDJY-AF-19 chromosome 2, ASM1485885v1, whole genome shotgun sequence genome window above contains:
- the LOC122929091 gene encoding transcription factor E3-like, with amino-acid sequence MSHDIACETPKVHDSPQHTVYVLVGSSADSIQLLSLSPILPESGIVADIDIETAIEPSEEQFYQLKSQPIPSSQTPSQSPQSSFQTPSTMSSRILLRQQLMRAQAQEQERREQEQNAAQIATPSTPAISVSNGGRPTAAQVPLEVLKVQTHLENPTKYHIQQSQRQQVKQYLSSTTMGAKMPLHTSAPTTTTINPASARASPQPEQTLLPTASSAPNSPLAMLNIGSNSEKEIDDVIDEIISLESSLNDEFMGFVERGNLPSTLPVSGNLLDMYCAPGMTAPAITVSNSCPADLPNIKNEYLEHDTKQMMKERQKKDNHNLIERRRRFNINDRIKELGTLIPKSSDPELRWNKGTILKASVEYIRKLQKDQQRVRELEGRQRKLEHLNQGLLLRIQELEMQAQIHGIRSFPPSTMSADVVPKVEPISEMVPRFDAQTTQPLDPSTLDLGTLHFSDQLNDLVHEGLNYHLSLTGDSAFADILMDDVISPLGGDPLLSSVSPGASKTSSRHSSFSMEDDS